The following proteins are encoded in a genomic region of Anabas testudineus chromosome 13, fAnaTes1.2, whole genome shotgun sequence:
- the si:dkey-182i3.11 gene encoding insulin-like growth factor-binding protein complex acid labile subunit — translation MLAALTLASTALLVWATDFCPRTCKCFHNLTSIGCQKKGFHQIPKLPESTEELYISYNKIQEIPWRGMEKLQVLDLTKNQLHIFLSFNPVWPSMPKLSKLLIRDNGLKSLQPGQFLNCAALTLLDLSENQIKYLPVGFLRGLAHLKKLFLNFNQIQMLQVGGLEGAFALTELHLRHNYLTQIEESVFGNSTLLETLILSNNKITNLGDVSFRGATGLQHLDLSGNLLVTVPAEALKDLTRLKLLYLRMNNLTTLADDCFSSLSLLVNLDLSNNKLSSLPEELLRGLILLSELNLSDNLIDSLTSEVFNDLINLKLLDLYRNRLTHLPLDIFQNLTDLQELQLDSNHISVIPVGVFDSLSKLNELQLSHNHILQLHPALFTKLTSLQNLYLYDNSLQHLPKGLFHKMRQLREIDFSDNNISSLHHSVFHGLVRLHSLKLSNNRLSSLHPDQFRDLTGLKELTLDGNHIGKLPTGLFMNLANLTALDLDNNSLSELSPDDFFRLTRLKELRLSFNQLHDIPFNTFHVLRNLRRLHLKNNSLDSLHPQLFAHLAKLTEIHLDRNKLNHLQPDVFKGLTRLHKLSLKSNQLKTVETAVLEPLRKLHTVYLSGNLWDCTNTGIINISCWVKNHTDKVGDQPACFFYPSSPLSVHTPLSKPATKSPLLQEQCSASAARSPSFPLVMLTLLTAFLSLP, via the exons TGTTGGTGTGGGCGACTGACTTCTGCCCCCGAACctgcaaatgttttcacaatCTAACCTCGATTGGATGTCAGAAAAAAGGATTTCACCAGATCCCTAAGCTGCCAGAGAGCACAGAGGAGCTGTACATCTCATACAACAAGATACAGGAAATTCCCTGGCGAGGGATGGAGAAGCTGCAG GTCCTGGATCTGACTAAGAATCAGCTGCATATCTTCTTATCCTTCAACCCAGTTTGGCCCAGCATGCCGAAGCTGTCCAAGCTCTTAATACGTGACAATGGCCTGAAGTCTCTACAGCCGGGTCAGTTCTTAAACTGTGCTGCTCTCACTTTACTGGACCTGAGTGAGAACCAGATTAAATATCTACCAGTGGGATTCCTCCGCGGATTAGCTCATCTGAAGAAGCTGTTTCTGAATTTTAACCAGATTCAGATGCTACAGGTCGGTGGACTGGAAGGAGCCTTCGCCCTTACTGAACTCCACCTCAGACATAATTATCTAACACAGATAGAGGAAAGCGTTTTCGGGAACTCCACTTTGTTAGAGACACTTATCCTGTCAAATAACAAAATTACAAATCTGGGCGATGTCagtttcagaggagcaacaggtCTCCAACACCTTGATCTGAGCGGTAACCTGCTGGTCACTGTTCCAGCTGAAGCATTGAAGGATCTCACGAGGCTCAAGCTTCTGTATTTAAGGATGAACAACCTCACCACCCTAGCAGATGATTGCTTCTCTTCACTAAGCCTGCTGGTTAACTTAGACTTGAGCAACAACAAGCTGAGCTCTCTGCCTGAGGAATTACTGAGAGGTCTGATCCTGCTGAGTGAGCTGAATCTCAGTGACAACCTCATAGACTCTCTAACCTCAGAAGTCTTCAATGACCTTATCAACCTTAAGCTACTTGACTTGTACAGGAACCGACTGACCCATCTTCCGCTGGACATTTTCCAAAACTTGACCGACTTACAAGAGTTGCAGTTGGACAGCAATCACATCTCTGTCATACCTGTTGGGGTATTTGATTCACTGTCCAAACTCAATGAGCTACAACTGTCGCACAACCACATCCTGCAGCTCCATCCTGCTTTGTTCACCAAGCTGACGTCACTGCAGAACCTGTACTTGTACGACAACTCTCTGCAGCACCTTCCCAAAGGCCTTTTCCACAAAATGAGACAGCTCAGGGAGATAGACTTCAGTGACAACAACATCAGCTCTCTACATCACTCAGTCTTCCACGGTTTGGTGAGATTACATTCGCTGAAACTCTCCAACAACCgtctctcctccctccatccagaCCAGTTCAGAGACCTTACTGGTTTAAAAGAGTTAACACTTGATGGAAACCACATTGGTAAACTTCCTACAGGCCTGTTCATGAATCTAGCAAATCTTACAGCTCTGGATCTGGACAACAACAGCCTCTCAGAGTTGTCTCCTGATGACTTTTTCAGGTTGACTCGACTTAAAGAGCTCAGGCTGAGCTTCAATCAGCTTCATGACATCCCGTTCAACACCTTCCACGTCCTCCGCAACCTCCGCAGGCTTCACTTAAAGAACAACAGCCTGGACAGTTTACACCCTCAGCTCTTTGCCCACCTTGCAAAGCTAACAGAAATACATTTGGATAGGAACAAGCTGAATCACCTGCAGCCTGACGTGTTTAAAGGACTCACAAGGCTGCACAAGTTGAGTTTGAAATCAAACCAGCTTAAAACAGTAGAGACTGCGGTTTTGGAGCCTTTGAGAAAACTTCACACTGTCTATCTGTCAGGTAATTTGTGGGACTGCACAAATACAGGTATTATCAACATCAGCTGTTGGGTTAAGAACCACACAGACAAAGTAGGAGATCAGCCCGCCTGCTTCTTCTACCCATCATCACCACTTTCTGTTCATACACCGCTCTCAAAGCCAGCGACAAAGTCCCCGTTGTTACAAGAACAGTGCTCTGCAAGTGCTGCACGTTCACCTTCATTTCCTCTAGTAATGCTGACTCTGCTCACAGCGTTTCTCAGCCTACCGTGA